The following are encoded together in the Candidatus Omnitrophota bacterium genome:
- a CDS encoding O-antigen ligase family protein — translation MNRYNDSNRLGFSWGDLRMFLAFVSVVIFFGIIVQADFEIPRAILYPFFILAFFLLLSKGFKKPEICIYALVTYVPFSKILVGDFGGMMTALNFTNILTIIMIVTWIFGNVSQNKKVYTRTSLDIPLLIFIFFGCFSLIKGTFYFGADYAFSFITPLKRWLTPLFFFFIVFNIVKDKKTIKNIILLMMVVLTVVALMAIKDYIDVGSTASLEKSRIGSIAQQPNILAAFFVYYMFLFAGFMLIYWNNVKFWLLSFPFLLCFRGMQVTFSRGGYLAFAAAALTITFFKNKILFFIIAFLLILTVLNPAFLPSGIKYRISSTFTKDQIYSPTLEETIDKSSATRIAIWKGGLEMIKEHKWSGVGYGVFPHLIPYYAPEVGKVDAHNTYILIAAEMGIFALLVFLFILGIIFKNTYKLYRLTRDKFFKAISLGFLGSLGGVLVANIFGGRLDSQEVSSYFWILAALIFRALYIEKHDYNSKLNHAK, via the coding sequence ATGAATAGATATAATGATTCTAATAGACTTGGATTTTCTTGGGGCGATTTAAGAATGTTTTTGGCTTTTGTTTCAGTTGTTATTTTCTTTGGGATTATTGTACAAGCAGATTTTGAAATACCCAGGGCTATACTTTATCCATTTTTTATTTTAGCTTTCTTTCTATTGCTTTCTAAAGGATTTAAAAAGCCAGAGATATGTATTTATGCATTAGTAACATATGTGCCTTTCAGCAAAATTCTTGTTGGTGATTTTGGTGGGATGATGACCGCGTTAAACTTTACGAATATTTTGACTATTATAATGATTGTAACTTGGATTTTTGGTAATGTGTCGCAGAATAAGAAAGTTTATACACGTACATCGTTGGATATTCCGCTTTTAATTTTTATATTTTTTGGATGTTTCTCTTTAATTAAAGGCACGTTTTATTTTGGCGCCGATTACGCATTTAGTTTTATAACTCCTTTAAAAAGATGGCTCACTCCACTGTTTTTCTTTTTTATTGTTTTTAATATAGTAAAAGACAAAAAAACAATAAAAAATATTATTTTGTTAATGATGGTAGTGTTGACAGTGGTTGCATTGATGGCTATAAAAGATTATATCGATGTTGGGAGTACAGCTAGCTTAGAGAAGTCGAGAATCGGTAGTATAGCACAACAACCAAATATCCTAGCTGCTTTCTTTGTGTATTATATGTTTCTTTTTGCTGGTTTTATGCTAATTTACTGGAACAATGTTAAGTTTTGGTTGCTTAGTTTTCCTTTTTTGCTTTGTTTTAGAGGTATGCAGGTCACTTTTTCTAGAGGAGGTTATCTTGCTTTTGCTGCCGCAGCTTTAACAATAACTTTTTTCAAAAATAAGATTTTGTTTTTTATTATTGCTTTTCTTTTGATATTAACTGTCTTAAATCCAGCCTTTTTGCCAAGCGGAATAAAGTACAGAATCTCATCAACTTTCACTAAAGACCAGATATATTCTCCAACTCTTGAAGAGACTATAGATAAAAGTTCAGCTACTAGGATTGCCATATGGAAAGGTGGACTAGAAATGATAAAGGAGCATAAATGGTCTGGAGTTGGGTATGGAGTATTTCCTCATTTAATACCTTATTATGCCCCTGAAGTTGGTAAAGTGGATGCTCACAATACATACATTTTGATTGCAGCAGAAATGGGAATTTTTGCTCTTTTAGTGTTTTTATTTATATTGGGAATAATATTCAAGAATACTTATAAATTATATCGACTCACAAGGGATAAGTTTTTTAAGGCCATATCGTTAGGCTTTCTAGGAAGCTTGGGTGGTGTTTTGGTTGCGAATATTTTCGGTGGAAGGCTTGACTCACAAGAAGTTAGTAGTTACTTTTGGATTTTAGCTGCTTTAATTTTTAGAGCACTATACATAGAAAAACATGATTATAATTCAAAGTTAAATCATGCGAAATAA
- a CDS encoding glycosyltransferase, whose translation MRNNILIIVDNLAAGGAQRQIIEYLKLADKNIFYFKVVNLDSDVTILENDIKQIGLEVINIRHKGFFNLSTLFKLYKIIKYEKPAIVHTFLFTSDLYGRIAAKLAGIPVIISSVRNIDKWQKWHHRLADRILANVTDKITINAECIRPYLVNTKKLPKEKIVTIYNGIDLNRFDNLREPKSIKAELCISDKALMVGMVSRFSEQKDYDTLLKVAQEISKEREDVYFVCVGDGKLKPILDSRFSIRPKGVLSEAEGRDTRNIKFTGLRSDIPDLINAMDICVLSSHYEGCPNVILEYMACSKPVIASNVGGCAELVANGKSGFIVPPGDINSLKDKIVLLLDDKELRLRMGKEGRGLVEAKFISQRMVKETEGLYKQLLNPKIAYILSQFPETHETFILREIKALKEKGVDVKIISLKKCRDRVIHDEAKEFIKDTIYADVSVLRIACSVLSKPLRSLGALGYVLRSYFGKPWEFVKAMYVLAECLSIAPMLKKMRIKHMHSHWATMPTTAAVILNKLTGIPFSFTAHAWDLFIDCDGLEEKINKARFAVTCTGYNKNFMGYFCNNGQADKVYLNYHGLDLSKYVGGQGFKESRNQESKYVRDPQSAIRDTQYAIRTTQYDKISILAIGRLVETKGFEYLIEACGMLKERGIDFECFIVGQGPLEKRLAYSVERIELKDKIKFLGLQTQEQIKKLFSDASVLVQPSVMAGNGDRDGIPNVIIEAMALGVPVISTNFSGIPEVVIDKKTGILVQEKDSNELANAIENLHKDCYLTDKIIKNAREHVEKKFNIDTNVRELIEIFRSNGVL comes from the coding sequence ATGCGAAATAACATTTTGATTATAGTAGATAATCTCGCAGCTGGTGGAGCCCAAAGGCAGATTATCGAATATTTAAAACTTGCTGATAAAAACATTTTTTATTTTAAAGTGGTAAACTTGGATTCAGATGTAACGATTCTGGAAAACGATATAAAACAAATAGGCCTCGAAGTCATTAATATCCGTCATAAGGGCTTTTTTAACCTCTCAACTTTATTTAAATTATATAAGATTATAAAGTATGAAAAACCGGCAATCGTGCACACCTTTTTATTTACCTCTGACCTATATGGCCGTATTGCAGCTAAATTAGCAGGAATACCTGTAATAATAAGCTCGGTTCGTAACATTGATAAGTGGCAGAAATGGCACCATAGGCTTGCAGACCGGATTTTGGCGAATGTTACGGATAAAATAACTATTAATGCAGAGTGTATCAGGCCTTATCTTGTGAATACAAAGAAACTCCCTAAAGAAAAAATTGTTACTATTTATAATGGTATAGATTTGAACAGGTTTGATAATTTAAGAGAGCCTAAGAGCATAAAAGCAGAACTGTGTATTTCGGATAAAGCTTTAATGGTCGGTATGGTTTCGCGTTTCTCAGAACAAAAGGATTATGATACTCTTCTAAAGGTAGCTCAGGAGATATCAAAAGAGCGGGAAGATGTATATTTTGTGTGTGTTGGGGATGGTAAATTAAAGCCGATACTCGATTCTCGATTCTCGATACGACCAAAGGGAGTCCTGAGCGAAGCCGAAGGACGCGATACTCGAAATATAAAGTTCACCGGCCTACGTTCCGACATCCCAGATTTGATTAACGCTATGGATATATGCGTATTATCCAGCCATTATGAGGGTTGTCCTAATGTTATTTTGGAATACATGGCTTGCTCAAAACCGGTAATTGCTTCAAATGTTGGCGGATGCGCAGAATTAGTAGCAAATGGTAAGTCCGGTTTTATTGTGCCCCCAGGAGACATAAATTCCTTAAAAGACAAAATTGTTCTTCTGCTTGATGATAAAGAATTAAGGCTCAGAATGGGCAAAGAAGGCAGGGGGTTAGTTGAGGCTAAATTCATTTCGCAGAGAATGGTAAAAGAAACAGAAGGCTTATACAAACAATTATTGAACCCTAAAATCGCCTACATCCTTTCCCAATTCCCCGAAACTCACGAAACTTTCATATTAAGGGAGATAAAGGCACTTAAAGAGAAGGGCGTTGATGTTAAGATTATATCGCTAAAGAAGTGTAGGGACAGAGTTATACATGATGAAGCTAAGGAATTTATAAAAGATACGATATATGCTGATGTTAGCGTATTGCGTATTGCGTGTAGCGTATTGAGCAAACCATTAAGATCCTTGGGTGCGTTGGGGTATGTTTTGAGGAGCTATTTCGGCAAGCCGTGGGAATTTGTTAAAGCGATGTATGTTTTGGCTGAATGCTTGAGTATTGCCCCGATGCTAAAAAAGATGCGCATAAAGCATATGCATAGCCACTGGGCAACCATGCCGACTACTGCTGCAGTTATCCTCAATAAATTAACGGGCATACCTTTCAGTTTTACTGCTCATGCCTGGGACCTGTTTATTGATTGCGACGGCTTGGAAGAGAAAATCAATAAGGCAAGGTTTGCTGTTACTTGTACCGGGTATAACAAGAATTTCATGGGGTATTTTTGTAATAATGGCCAGGCGGATAAGGTGTATCTTAATTATCATGGATTGGATCTTAGTAAATATGTGGGGGGTCAGGGATTCAAGGAATCGAGGAATCAAGAGAGTAAATATGTGCGGGATCCACAGTCCGCAATACGCGATACTCAATACGCAATACGCACGACGCAATACGATAAGATATCTATTCTGGCAATTGGTAGGCTTGTAGAAACTAAAGGATTTGAGTATCTAATTGAGGCGTGTGGGATGTTGAAAGAAAGAGGGATTGATTTTGAGTGCTTTATTGTTGGACAAGGACCATTAGAGAAGCGTTTAGCGTATAGCGTAGAGCGTATAGAGTTAAAAGATAAGATTAAATTCTTGGGATTGCAGACGCAGGAGCAGATAAAGAAGTTGTTTAGCGATGCAAGCGTATTAGTCCAGCCTTCGGTTATGGCCGGTAACGGCGATAGGGATGGCATTCCTAATGTGATTATAGAAGCTATGGCTTTGGGTGTTCCGGTTATTTCAACTAATTTTTCAGGTATACCAGAAGTAGTCATTGATAAAAAGACAGGTATTTTAGTCCAGGAGAAAGATAGTAATGAACTTGCCAACGCCATTGAGAACCTGCATAAGGATTGCTATTTGACGGATAAGATAATCAAAAATGCCAGGGAACATGTTGAGAAGAAGTTTAATATAGATACTAATGTTAGGGAGTTGATAGAGATATTTAGAAGTAATGGAGTATTATGA
- a CDS encoding glycosyltransferase, whose product MRTRTPKISVIIPTYNRANYISVAIHSVLNQTYHNWEIIVIDDGSNDSTKEVIRPYLDNISYFYQNNQGEASARNIGINRSKGEFIAFLDSDDLWLPDKLKIQISRLESNDQLSLTYCRAKMIDSHGIFMGYKPTTPALSTRDFLYGARLPMTVLVKRKVFDEVGLFDTNIKVGVDTDLWLRLSMDHKIDYLDEPLAVIRAHNDNISIDKKSMYLGSINTLNKLISNKIVNNFDKRELNNLLAKQYYLLARECNYTYRERKSAFSYCFSALNLNPSVGKMLINKKDDNLLKYKKLLNPYFFLFYTFFTRLLSTNKLIKQSINILFYDPSSGYGGSGKSLSLLINNLNEMNFSSFVLIKNFGPQFTNIKNAKIVKIKNTPNPRRQNIIAFFGYIIPEAIRIFFILKLNNIRIVHVNTNILSGLAPIIAARIAGVPCICHIRLSRNLIKREILFSYWIDHVIVLNINTFKMYRKYFLEERISLIYDGLSMDNENLNNTNAIARCEFCYNSEFCVGIIGRIVEGKGHKEFILMAQKILEKNKAVKFLIVGEPKGDYEDYFIQVVKLVKERNLSDKVIFTGWRNDINNIISGLDVLVQASTTFPEGFGLTIIEAMAMGKVVVATNIPGPSDIIVNGETGFLVPPGDINLMADKILYLLCNPDVARKMGEAGRNRVEKFFAIKNTVKSIEEIYMGVLLRKRQR is encoded by the coding sequence ATGAGAACAAGAACCCCCAAAATAAGTGTAATCATACCAACATATAATCGTGCTAATTATATTAGCGTTGCGATTCACAGCGTTTTGAACCAAACATATCATAACTGGGAGATAATCGTAATTGATGATGGGTCTAATGATTCAACAAAAGAAGTAATTCGTCCGTATTTAGATAATATTTCTTATTTTTATCAGAACAATCAAGGAGAAGCTTCTGCTAGAAATATCGGGATAAATAGATCTAAGGGAGAATTTATCGCTTTTTTAGATAGCGATGATTTGTGGCTCCCGGATAAACTAAAAATACAGATCTCCAGATTAGAAAGTAATGATCAATTATCATTAACATATTGTCGCGCTAAGATGATTGACTCACATGGAATATTTATGGGTTATAAGCCTACTACCCCTGCATTATCCACACGAGATTTTCTTTATGGGGCGAGATTGCCTATGACTGTTTTGGTAAAAAGAAAAGTATTTGATGAAGTAGGTTTGTTTGATACTAATATTAAAGTCGGAGTTGATACAGATTTATGGTTACGATTAAGCATGGATCATAAAATTGATTATTTAGATGAACCGCTAGCAGTTATAAGAGCTCATAATGACAATATTTCAATTGATAAAAAAAGTATGTATCTAGGATCAATAAACACATTGAATAAGTTAATTAGCAACAAAATTGTTAATAATTTTGATAAACGAGAGCTCAATAATCTACTTGCCAAACAATATTATCTCTTAGCACGCGAGTGTAATTATACATATAGGGAGAGAAAATCTGCATTTAGCTATTGTTTTTCTGCATTAAACTTAAATCCAAGTGTAGGAAAAATGCTTATTAACAAAAAAGATGATAATTTGCTGAAATATAAGAAGTTGCTTAACCCGTATTTTTTCTTATTTTATACATTCTTCACAAGATTGCTGAGTACTAATAAATTAATTAAACAATCAATAAATATTCTGTTTTATGATCCTTCTTCAGGATACGGTGGTTCTGGAAAGTCATTATCATTACTTATAAATAATCTTAATGAAATGAATTTCTCGTCATTTGTGTTAATAAAAAACTTTGGACCACAATTTACGAATATAAAAAATGCGAAGATTGTAAAAATAAAAAACACGCCTAATCCAAGACGACAGAATATAATCGCATTTTTTGGATACATTATTCCAGAAGCAATTAGGATTTTCTTTATTTTAAAGCTAAATAATATAAGAATTGTTCATGTTAACACAAATATACTTTCAGGGCTTGCCCCTATTATTGCTGCTCGAATAGCAGGCGTTCCCTGTATTTGTCATATTAGGCTATCGAGAAATTTAATTAAGAGAGAAATTTTATTTTCTTATTGGATTGATCATGTAATTGTACTTAATATTAATACTTTTAAGATGTATCGAAAGTATTTCTTAGAAGAGAGAATTAGCCTTATTTATGATGGTCTAAGTATGGATAATGAGAATTTGAATAATACTAATGCTATAGCTAGATGCGAATTCTGTTATAATTCCGAATTTTGTGTAGGAATTATTGGAAGAATTGTTGAAGGTAAAGGCCACAAGGAATTTATATTAATGGCTCAGAAAATATTAGAAAAAAACAAAGCTGTAAAATTCTTAATAGTAGGGGAACCAAAAGGAGATTATGAAGACTACTTTATTCAGGTGGTTAAACTGGTAAAAGAAAGAAATCTGTCCGATAAAGTTATATTTACTGGCTGGAGAAATGACATTAATAATATAATATCTGGCTTGGATGTTCTTGTTCAGGCTAGTACAACTTTTCCTGAAGGTTTTGGGTTAACTATAATTGAAGCTATGGCGATGGGTAAAGTAGTTGTAGCCACTAATATTCCTGGTCCGTCAGATATTATTGTTAATGGAGAAACAGGCTTTTTAGTCCCACCTGGTGATATTAACTTGATGGCGGATAAAATATTGTATCTTCTTTGTAATCCAGATGTCGCTAGAAAAATGGGTGAAGCTGGTAGAAATCGTGTAGAAAAATTTTTTGCTATAAAAAATACTGTTAAGAGTATTGAAGAAATTTATATGGGGGTATTATTAAGGAAGAGACAACGATGA
- a CDS encoding four helix bundle protein codes for MKEQKFRKLDVWNRAMDFIGEIYKVTSNFPSTEIYGLSAQLRRAAISISLNIAEGSGSGSDPEFNRFLNISLRSAYEVMCGIEVACKLDYCDKTIAEKLLNECDELSAMITGLKRKLIGSSHS; via the coding sequence ATGAAAGAGCAGAAGTTTAGAAAATTAGACGTTTGGAATAGGGCTATGGATTTTATTGGAGAGATTTATAAAGTTACTTCCAATTTCCCTTCAACAGAGATTTATGGTCTAAGCGCACAATTAAGAAGAGCCGCGATATCAATTTCATTGAATATAGCTGAAGGTAGTGGTTCTGGCTCTGATCCCGAATTTAACAGATTTCTAAATATTTCGTTAAGGTCAGCATACGAAGTTATGTGTGGCATTGAGGTAGCTTGTAAGTTGGATTATTGTGATAAAACCATCGCTGAGAAGTTATTAAATGAATGCGATGAACTTTCGGCAATGATAACTGGACTGAAAAGAAAGTTAATCGGTTCTTCACACAGCTGA